The following proteins come from a genomic window of Calditerricola satsumensis:
- the xseB gene encoding exodeoxyribonuclease VII small subunit — translation METKRATTGLSEAELTFEAAMQRLEEIVQRLEDGEVSLEEAIELFQEGMRLSRWCDKKLRDVEQRIDLLLEEEDGAFRLVPFTGEEDEA, via the coding sequence ATGGAAACGAAACGCGCGACCACGGGCCTTTCCGAAGCGGAACTGACCTTTGAAGCGGCGATGCAGCGCCTGGAGGAAATCGTGCAGCGCCTGGAAGACGGCGAGGTTTCGCTGGAAGAGGCGATTGAGCTGTTCCAGGAGGGCATGCGCCTGTCCCGGTGGTGCGACAAGAAGCTGCGCGACGTGGAGCAGCGCATTGACCTGCTCCTGGAAGAAGAGGACGGGGCCTTTCGCCTCGTGCCCTTTACCGGTGAGGAGGATGAGGCGTGA
- a CDS encoding polyprenyl synthetase family protein — protein sequence MRPAALAAYLRDKADAVDNEMRRLMARGDIPPRLREAMAYSLFAGGKRIRPVLLLAAMEALGAPSEPGLPAACAVEMVHTYSLIHDDLPAMDDDDWRRGRPTNHRVYGEAMAILAGDALLTEAFGILAAESAARGVPPATIVALVRELTEAAGASGMVGGQALDLEAEGKDVSVEELRAVHRRKTGALLVFCARAGGLLAGADARQLAALTRYAEHLGLAFQIQDDILDEVGDATKLGKPVGSDRRKGKATFPALLGLEASRREVTRLTEAAKAALEVPGIDGRVLAALADYLLAREA from the coding sequence GTGAGGCCAGCGGCGCTGGCGGCGTATCTGCGCGACAAGGCCGACGCCGTGGACAACGAGATGCGGCGCCTTATGGCCCGCGGCGACATCCCGCCCCGCCTGCGCGAGGCGATGGCCTATTCGCTTTTCGCCGGCGGCAAGCGCATCCGGCCGGTGCTCCTTTTGGCCGCGATGGAAGCCCTGGGGGCCCCCAGTGAGCCGGGGCTCCCGGCGGCGTGCGCCGTGGAAATGGTTCATACCTATTCCCTGATTCACGACGACCTGCCGGCGATGGACGACGACGACTGGCGGCGCGGGCGCCCGACCAATCACCGCGTCTACGGCGAGGCGATGGCCATTCTGGCCGGCGACGCCCTTCTGACCGAGGCCTTTGGCATCCTCGCCGCGGAAAGCGCCGCGCGGGGCGTCCCGCCGGCCACGATTGTGGCGCTGGTGCGGGAGCTGACCGAAGCGGCGGGCGCTTCGGGCATGGTGGGCGGTCAGGCCCTTGACCTGGAGGCAGAAGGAAAGGACGTGTCGGTGGAGGAGCTTCGCGCCGTCCACCGGCGCAAGACCGGGGCCCTGCTCGTCTTTTGCGCCCGCGCAGGGGGGCTGCTTGCCGGCGCCGATGCCCGGCAGCTTGCGGCGCTGACCCGTTACGCCGAGCATCTGGGCCTGGCCTTTCAGATCCAGGATGACATCTTGGACGAAGTGGGCGATGCGACCAAGTTGGGCAAGCCGGTGGGCAGCGATCGCCGGAAGGGCAAGGCGACCTTTCCCGCCCTCCTTGGTCTTGAGGCGTCGCGGCGCGAGGTGACGCGCCTGACGGAGGCGGCCAAGGCGGCGCTGGAGGTGCCGGGCATCGACGGGCGCGTGCTGGCGGCGCTGGCCGATTACCTGTTGGCGCGGGAAGCGTAG
- the xseA gene encoding exodeoxyribonuclease VII large subunit, which yields MERGGTPVAEPAVLSVSELTRTIKALLDGDERLADVWVRGEISNFTHHKSGHMYFTLKDASSRIKAVMFASHNRYLAFRPEDGMRVLARGAVSVFERDGQYQLYVREMLPDGVGSLFLAYEQLKERLRAEGLFDRKRPLPAFPRRIGVVTSPSGAAIRDILTTLRRRYPLAHVIVVPVLVQGEEAPASIAAGIERINRFREVDVLIVGRGGGSIEELWAFNEEIVARSIYASSIPVISAVGHETDVTIADFVADLRAPTPTAAAELAVPHVRELAERLGHLEERLRAALRRRVDEERARLRRLAQSPVFRHPRRLVEPHLQHRDQLDRRLVDALGRLLERRRAAHQALVRQLALATPRQRLAAARSRWQILDRDLKRAIALRLRERCQAFGHLLGRLDALSPLKVLQRGYAMVYNETGERVITSVRDVAPGEAVTVRLADGRLDCQVWGIEEGVQHGNETRDHGPFRSGTDL from the coding sequence ATGGAGAGAGGGGGGACGCCTGTGGCCGAACCGGCCGTTCTGTCGGTCAGCGAGCTGACCCGCACCATCAAGGCCTTGCTGGATGGCGACGAGCGCCTTGCGGACGTGTGGGTGCGCGGGGAAATTTCCAATTTTACCCATCACAAGAGCGGGCACATGTACTTCACCCTCAAGGACGCTTCCAGCCGGATCAAGGCGGTGATGTTTGCCTCCCACAACCGCTACCTGGCCTTTCGCCCGGAGGACGGGATGCGCGTCCTGGCGCGCGGTGCGGTGTCCGTCTTCGAGCGCGACGGGCAGTACCAACTATACGTGCGCGAGATGCTGCCCGATGGTGTCGGCAGCCTTTTTTTGGCCTATGAGCAGCTCAAGGAGCGCCTGCGCGCCGAGGGGCTGTTCGATCGCAAGCGCCCCCTGCCAGCTTTTCCTAGGCGGATCGGTGTGGTGACGTCGCCGTCCGGCGCGGCCATCCGCGACATCCTCACCACCTTGAGGCGGCGGTACCCCTTGGCCCATGTGATCGTCGTCCCCGTCCTCGTTCAGGGGGAAGAGGCGCCGGCGTCCATCGCCGCGGGAATCGAGCGGATCAACCGCTTTCGGGAGGTGGACGTGCTCATCGTCGGGCGCGGCGGCGGCTCCATCGAGGAGCTGTGGGCATTCAACGAGGAGATCGTCGCCCGCAGCATCTATGCCTCGTCCATCCCGGTCATCTCCGCTGTTGGCCACGAGACGGATGTGACCATCGCCGACTTTGTGGCCGACCTGCGCGCGCCCACGCCCACCGCGGCGGCCGAATTGGCCGTGCCCCACGTGCGCGAGCTGGCGGAACGGCTGGGCCACCTGGAGGAGCGCCTGCGCGCCGCGCTGCGGCGTCGCGTCGACGAAGAGCGTGCCCGCCTGCGCCGTCTGGCCCAGTCGCCCGTCTTTCGCCATCCGCGCCGCCTGGTCGAGCCGCATCTCCAACACCGCGACCAGCTCGACCGGCGGCTGGTTGATGCGCTGGGCCGCCTGCTGGAACGCCGGCGCGCCGCCCACCAGGCCCTCGTCCGCCAGCTGGCCCTCGCCACTCCGCGCCAGCGCCTCGCCGCCGCAAGGAGCCGCTGGCAAATCCTCGACCGCGACCTGAAGCGCGCCATCGCTCTGCGCCTGCGTGAGAGGTGCCAGGCCTTCGGACACCTGCTGGGACGGCTGGACGCCCTCAGCCCGCTCAAGGTCCTGCAGCGCGGCTATGCGATGGTGTACAATGAGACGGGGGAGCGGGTGATCACGTCGGTCCGCGACGTGGCGCCCGGCGAGGCGGTGACCGTACGCCTTGCAGACGGGCGGCTCGATTGTCAAGTGTGGGGAATTGAAGAAGGGGTGCAGCATGGAAACGAAACGCGCGACCACGGGCCTTTCCGAAGCGGAACTGACCTTTGA
- the dxs gene encoding 1-deoxy-D-xylulose-5-phosphate synthase, translating into MLLERIQSPADVKRLSLAELEQLAAEIRQFLIEKLSITGGHLAPNLGVVELTLALHVLFDSPRDKFIWDVGHQSYVHKILTGRRDRFDTLRQYKGLCGFPKRSESEHDVWETGHSSTSLSAAMGMAIARDLKGEDYKVIAIIGDGALTGGMALEALNHIGHEQRDIIVVLNDNEMSISPNVGALHNYLGKIRTGRTYTKTKEEIEQLLRKFPFGNALARTAERLKDTIKYLFVPGILFEELGYTYLGPVDGHKLDELLEALKQAARTRGPVLVHVITKKGKGYKPAEADSDTWHGVTPYKIESGEFIKKPSHAPDYKNVFADTLIQLAERDSRIVAITPAMLGGSGLVKFQKRFPDRCFDVGIAEQHAVTMAGGLAIQGMKPVCAIYSTFLQRAYDQVVHDICRQNLNVVFAVDRAGLVGADGETHQGVFDIGFLRHLPNMVVMMPKDENEFRHMLYTAVSYDGGPIAVRYPRGNGVGVPLDPELRRIPIGTWEVVREGSDVALLAVGPMVQVALEAAARLEEEGVSAHVVNARFIKPLDRTMLLELAERGLPIVTVEEGAVLAGFGSAVLEFYAFEGIGGVRVAPMGIPDRFVEHGSVAEQRRDVGLTAENVAACARKLLTRAAQRA; encoded by the coding sequence GTGCTGCTGGAACGGATCCAATCCCCGGCTGACGTCAAGCGGCTCTCCCTCGCCGAGCTGGAGCAGTTGGCCGCGGAGATTCGCCAGTTTCTCATTGAAAAGCTTTCCATCACCGGCGGCCATCTCGCCCCCAACCTGGGCGTGGTCGAACTGACCCTCGCCTTGCACGTGCTGTTTGACAGCCCGCGCGACAAGTTCATTTGGGATGTTGGCCACCAGTCCTACGTGCACAAGATCCTCACCGGCCGGCGCGATCGTTTTGACACGCTGCGCCAGTACAAGGGCTTGTGCGGGTTTCCCAAGCGCAGCGAGAGCGAGCATGACGTGTGGGAGACGGGCCATTCCAGCACCTCGCTGTCGGCGGCGATGGGCATGGCGATTGCCCGTGACTTGAAAGGCGAAGACTACAAGGTGATCGCCATCATCGGCGACGGGGCCCTCACCGGCGGCATGGCCTTGGAGGCGCTCAACCATATTGGTCATGAGCAGCGCGACATCATCGTCGTCCTGAACGACAACGAGATGTCCATCTCGCCCAATGTCGGCGCGCTTCACAACTATCTGGGCAAGATTCGCACCGGCCGGACGTACACGAAGACGAAGGAGGAGATCGAGCAGCTCCTGCGCAAATTCCCCTTCGGGAATGCCTTAGCCCGCACCGCCGAGCGGCTGAAGGACACGATCAAATACCTGTTTGTGCCGGGCATCCTGTTTGAGGAACTGGGATACACCTACCTGGGCCCCGTCGACGGACACAAGCTGGACGAGCTCCTCGAGGCCCTCAAGCAGGCGGCGCGGACGCGCGGACCGGTGCTCGTGCACGTGATCACGAAGAAGGGGAAGGGGTACAAGCCGGCCGAGGCCGATTCCGACACGTGGCACGGGGTGACGCCCTACAAAATCGAATCCGGAGAATTCATCAAGAAGCCGAGCCACGCGCCGGACTACAAAAACGTCTTTGCCGACACCCTCATCCAGCTGGCCGAGCGCGACAGCCGCATCGTCGCCATCACGCCGGCAATGCTCGGCGGATCGGGGCTGGTGAAGTTCCAGAAGCGCTTCCCTGACCGCTGCTTTGACGTGGGCATCGCCGAGCAGCACGCCGTGACGATGGCCGGGGGCTTGGCCATCCAGGGCATGAAGCCCGTTTGCGCCATCTATTCCACCTTCCTCCAGCGCGCCTACGACCAGGTGGTGCACGACATCTGCCGCCAGAACCTCAACGTCGTCTTTGCCGTCGACCGCGCCGGCCTCGTCGGGGCCGACGGGGAAACCCACCAGGGGGTGTTTGACATCGGCTTCTTGCGCCACCTGCCGAACATGGTGGTGATGATGCCGAAGGACGAGAACGAGTTTCGGCACATGCTCTACACCGCCGTCTCCTACGACGGCGGCCCCATCGCCGTGCGCTACCCGCGCGGCAACGGCGTGGGCGTGCCGCTGGATCCCGAGCTGCGCCGCATCCCCATCGGGACGTGGGAAGTGGTGCGCGAGGGGAGCGACGTGGCCCTCCTCGCCGTGGGCCCGATGGTCCAGGTGGCGCTGGAGGCGGCGGCGCGCCTTGAGGAAGAGGGCGTCTCGGCCCATGTGGTGAACGCGCGGTTCATCAAGCCCCTCGACCGGACGATGCTGCTGGAGCTGGCCGAGCGGGGCCTTCCCATCGTCACCGTGGAAGAGGGGGCGGTGCTGGCCGGCTTCGGCAGCGCCGTGTTGGAGTTCTATGCCTTCGAAGGGATCGGCGGCGTGCGCGTCGCCCCGATGGGCATTCCCGACCGCTTCGTGGAGCACGGCAGCGTGGCCGAGCAGCGACGCGACGTGGGGCTGACGGCGGAAAACGTGGCCGCGTGC